From Brachyhypopomus gauderio isolate BG-103 unplaced genomic scaffold, BGAUD_0.2 sc65, whole genome shotgun sequence:
AACAAAAGATTGggaaaacgttgcctggtctgatcaGGCTCAGTTCCTGCTGTAACATTTGGATAGCAGGCTCCAAATTCAGCgtaaacaacatgaaagcacgGATCCGTCCTGCATCGTATGTGAAGCCTGCTGGTGGTTGTGTAATAGTATGGGGGATATTTTCTTGGCACACTTTGCACCCTTCTACACCCAATGAGCATTGTTTAAACACCCAGACCTACCTGAGTATATCTGCTAACCATACACCTCCTTTTAAGACTACAGGGCACACATCTTTGATGGCTGATTTCCACAAAGCTCAAACTGTCACAAAGCTCAAACTGGAGGTTCGTGCCATGGATGTGTGGCCGACCAATACGCAGCACCATGACTATGTGGCGCTGTCATGTTAGTACTGACCAAAATCCCAGAGGAATGTTTCCAGGACCTTCTCGAATCTATGCCGTAAAAGCAAAGGCAAAAGTCAGACCTGGTACTATCAAATTGAGCCTAATaaaatggtgtttgtgtgtaatatatatatatatatttttatttttaattatagtAGTATGTAGAAATATTAAGACTTGTAGTGAAGTATACAAAGCCTTCTGAGTAACAGGACTTTTCGGACAGAGGTCTGTGTAAACAAAGTgcttatctatctatctgtttaTTTATCTGCCTGTcaatccacacaaacacactacagtgtttatttctgttagaTGTCAACACAGGATTTCAAGGGCAAATTCACATATCCCTACCAATCTACTACGCCATGCCTATCTTACGCTTCTCTGCGTGTCAAAATTACCTCAGGACACTAATCTTGATAATAAACATTTTGTTACACCGCATCTTTTTAAGTCTTGAGCTTATTTTATGAAGAACACTCGCGACACTGTGTAGCCAGAGCAAAGTTCTCACATAGTAGACTGTAAACACATGGGAAATAACCTGATTTTGCTTTTTTGATATATTACTACTCAACAAGAAGAGTTTTTTAAATTAGGTGATGCGACACGTGGAATTACGAGCAGTGAATTCATCACGTAAGAGACCTacattaaaaagaaaaacatttaattAGACAGCGTACATCACGCGAGTTGGTCGTTGCCAAACAACCCAACAGAACCCTGGTTGTGCGCGCGCTGTGTCCCCCCGTCACAATACGAGTCATTTTGGTTATTGGACTTTTTTCTCGTGTTAATCACGATCACTCACCGGCGCTCTTGCCAGGACGCTGAGCATGATTCCCGCGATCACTCCCGGCTCGTTTATCGAATGGTTCTTAACAGCCCCCTTGACATTCTGCGCTCCAAGGACAAAAGTTTTTGTTAAAAGTCTCGAACACCTCCGCCCTCGCTCGGGCAACACCATCCACTACAACTGCACCGATGATCTAGAGGATTTATCGGTTATTATATTTATCTCATGACATATGCAATATGCTTCAACCttgaaacacatacacatacaaaaacaaacagggAATAGTTTGCTTGTGCTTATATTAAGCGCCTAGGTTATAAAACATgcataaatgaaatgaaataatgTAACCGACTTCGCAGCCTCCTGTTCATAAGAGCAACCTggttataatataatatatataacataacACAATAAACACTTCTAGATGCAGTGCTAGTAAATATAAAACCCACAAACACCGGTGAATGCGGATAAATAGGTAGACGTACATGCTGCATGAAGGAGATGCATCCATATTGCCTTTAAACACGCAAGCACTGTGACGGAAAAGCACAACAGCCCCACCTGGTGGCACGTTGGCGTCTCGTGCCGAGCAAGCGTCGTCTCACACTGACGTCATTAACCTTCGTCCGACGTCATCGCGATGCGACTGTCAACAACGCATAGTTCGCTCACGTGGCTGGCTTCAGTTTATGTCAAGCTGGATTTATAACCTTATTTCATATCTAATCAAAACAtattctttttttgttgttgttgtttttccgGTGTGATTAGCTTTGCTTTTGTACGGTTGCATGTTGCAACCCAATTCCTGAATAATCTTGTGGTTGTGTTCGACTTCGAGAGGACAATGGCTCTGTTCCTGATAAATCGGTATGTGCTCCTCAAAATTGATCGATCTCTTATTTGATATCATAGACTATGAAATCACTGCTTCTTTGGTTATGAACAACGTTGTCCGTACATTCACCTGCACTACTGGATACTCTTTTACACAGTATTGGTAATTGAATGTCGATCAGTGGTATGACGTTTTCATACTGTACCCACCAACACACTCGTCTGCATTTCTGCCTTGTTCTCCAGGTATctgggtgaggaggaggaagatgcaCCAAGCAGTGAGTCCAGATCCCAAGCCCTGCTGGCCAAGCTCCAGAAACAAGCCAAATCCAAAGAGCAACAGACTCTGGCAGCTAACGTAAATGCCAGAGACACCAGTGCAAGTCAGCAGGATCTAGTAAGCAATAAAAGGAAACTTAAAcagcaagagaaagagaaaaaacccTGCAAGAAGAGCAGGAAAGAAGGTGTCGAGGGTCAGGACGATGCCAAAGACTGTGTCCCTGTGGAGCGCGCGGCCAAAACCACAAATGGCCAGGCgatgaagaaaaagaagaaaaaagacaaaaaggaaaCCATTACCAAGGAGGAAGAACAGCACACAGGtgatgcgtgcgtgtgtatgtgtgtgcgtgtgcacacgtGGTTGTGTGATTGCCAGTGCAGATGTCAGGCATGTTAACCCTCCTTCATTTTACTGGGTTTCAGGCAATGACCCATCCGAAGAGTCGCATGAAGCTGTGGAAAAGACCGAGGGGAATAGAAGCGTCGGACAAGGACAAACTGCAGACGCTCAGTCTGACAAATCAAACAAAGTGTCGGGGAAGGGTTCCTCCGACACCAGCTTCCACATCCTGGGTGGATTTGAGATGAAGAAAACAGAGAAGGTTTCCTTGAAAGATCTATAAGAATTATAACAAATATTGCAACTGACACGTCTGTTGTGCAGGTTCTGGGTGCTGCTCCAAGTTTATTTGCTGTGATCTCTCCTGCGCTGAAGGTTCAGAGGGTCCTTCCTAAGTGGCTGGCTGAGCCGGATGCAATTCAGAGAGACATTAGGACTAACCTGGTCCCTCTCTGCGACATGACGTGCATCTCTCCCATGCTACAGAAGCAGCTGGAGGCCAACGGAATCCAGCACTTGTTCCCAGGTGAGAGCCATATGGACAGAGATAGGCTGATTTAAACGTTAAACGCCCAATAAAAATGTGCCGTGACTCTCCGATACAATTTTTTGCAGTAAAAGTCCCTCTTTACGTGGCCTCATTTTCACCCCATATAGTTCAAGCCGAGGTGATCCCCGCCATCTTGGAGAGTGTGAATTCGGGACTGCTGATCGGACCAGGAGGCTATAGGCCCCGGGACATCTGCGTATCAGCACCCACAGGAAGTGGGAAGACGCTGGCCTTCGTTATACCTGTCATACAGGTGAGATGTTCAAGACTCAGTACCAGGAGGCTTAGCTAGTAATAGGTTAGCGCTGTACAGGTTGGCCCGCAATTGCCCTTGTGGTCATTAATTACCAACTACTCCCCATTTTGGTGTTTAATACAGGCGCTGTTGAAGCGAGTGGTGTGTGAAATTCGTGCCCTGGCCGTGTTGCCCACCAAAGAACTCGCCCAGCAGGTTGCCCTCACTTCCTTCGTAGTTCCCCTGTCTCTGTTCTCTGAGCCCCTTTGCTCGGCCTCCTCCACTGGGTTTTGTGGATTGTCAGTATGGTTCTCCTCCACAGGTGTACAGGGTCTTCTGCTCCTATACTGAAAGGACCAACCTAAAAGTGGTCATGGTCGCAGGGCAGAGGTCCTTGGCTTCAGAGCAGGCGGCTCTTTCAGAAACCAGGTAAGGAGCTGTGGATTTCATCCACCATGGTTTTAGCCTCAGTgtggacaaagacacacaaaaacactaAGGACACTGAATATTGGTGCATCTCAGCTGGAATGGCACAAACGagagcatgcacacactctctctgtgttcATGGAAATAAGGTCCATTAATGGAACAACTAGAATCTATTTACTATGTTTGAGTGAAGTATTCCTTTAACTAAAAGTTCTGTAAATATGCTACAGTTTAGCTTGTTCTATTAGTAATATTAGCAAAGTGTCCGATTTCTGCTGTTTTCTCTGTTTGTGCAGAGGGGGCGTGTGTTGCAGTCTCGCAGATATTGTCGTGGCAACACCAGGTCGCCTTGTGGATCACATCAACAACAATGACAGCTTCAGCCTACAGCATCTCCGCTTCCTGGTAAGCAAACAAATCGGCATAATTAGCAGTGTGAGGATTCAAGGCTCCTACTAGATACAGAGGCACATATAGGATGGACTGAGTGGTGTTTGTATCCGTGGTGATCTAGATCATCGACGAGGCTGACCGAATGATCGACAGCATGGACCAGGCCTGGCTCAATCAGGTGACCAGAGCGGTCTATAAGCGTGGGTGTGGCTCAAAGACATCAATCTTTAGGAGGGTGGAGCCTGGCCCAATAACAGTAGCAAGGTATCATCTcatttattgtttcatttgGCATAAATATGTATATCAtatatgtttgtttttattaggGGAGTATTATGGTGATAATGGTGTGTAAATATAATAATGAAAAGTTcatcgtcgtgtgtgtgtgtgtgtgtgtgtgtgtgtgtgtttgttagtctctctccccctcagatGCCACTACAGAAGCTGCTCTTCTCAGCCACTTTGACTCAGAACCCGGAGAAGCTGCAACAGCTTGGTCTTCACCAGCCACGTCTgttcagctccacacacacacaggagaagcTCAACTTCCCCCAGGGCCTCACTGTGAGCATCTGCACAGcacctctctctcaaacacacacacacacacacacacacttgcgcgCTATACTCATGTGCTGATCTCCTTCCTGCAGGAGTACTGTGTCCTCTGTACTCTGAACAAGAAGCCTCTTCTCATCCTTCACTTCTTGCTCCGACTCAAGTTCAGTCCTGTCTTGTGTTTTACAAACTCGCGAGAGACAGCTCACAGGTAACTTTGCAGTCACTGATCAAGTACGTAGATATACTTGCTATTCCTGGTAGTAGTAAATTATGTGTTGAAGTTGCTTAACTCTCAGGAATTTGTGAAGGAATAAAATGCTGCTATGGCaacactctgtctctccctcaggcTTTTCTTGTTGGTAAAGCTCTATGGAGGAGTGGAAGTGGCAGAATTTTCCTCCAGACTCAGTAACAGCGAGAGACAAAAAAACCTGAAAGGCTTTGAGCAAGGGAAGATTCCTCTGTACGTATGCTTTCGCCTCGGCCATGTTGGAATCTCAGTGGAAGGCCCACTGTCAGCAGGTTTTGGCTTCAACCCTGCAGACGCCCCCTGGCTTCTTTAATTACCTCAGACCGTGAGGTCGGGTGCTCGTCTGCTGGGTTGGTCCAAAAACACAAGGCCTTCATGTTTCCAACATTGGCTTAATTGGGTACTTTGCACTGCCTCCTAACTACGTCTCTTTCTTAGGCTAATTAGCACCGACGCTGCTGCCAGAGGGATCGATATAAAAGGAGTTAAATGTGTCATTAACTATGATGCACCTCAGTTCATCAGAACCTACGTCCACAGGCATGTTGACCAGCTAAAACATCAACACAATTCCACAAGAGATCAGGAACCATGTACAGATAATGAAGTAGCATGGTCTGGCTAAGAAGATGTGGGAATAATTGTTTATCAGAGGCATCTGGAGCTTTGGAGTGAAGCTTGTGAATGAAAGGAGGGAATATAGTTAATTCGGTTGCTTTGCAGGGATTCTAAGGTGGTTGTTGACACAGCTCCTGTTATTGCTCCAGGGTTGGAAGAACAGCAAGAGCAGGAAAAACCGGAGTGGCCTTCACGTTCGTCTTAGGAGTGCAGGTGTGCAGATGTCCAAATGTCACCACTGTCACTCATGTAATTCTTCATTGCCAAGATGATATTTATTTTATGAAAGGCAGAATCACAGGGGCCTtggtatatattgtgtgtgtgtgtgtgtagaaggagAAATTTGAGAAAATGGTGCGGGATGCTGGCAGTCCTGGTCTACAGAAACACAGTGTAAACCCAGAAAGCCTCAAAGGAATGGAGAGCCGCTATGAACAAGTATTAGAAGAGTTGGGTAAAGTTATACGGGTAAATACGTAAACATTCTCAAATTTATAGTATTACCGGCAGCCAAACTTCTTAAATTAAGATAATTTCAGCACTTATTGAAATATGTAACATTTGTAAATTGTGAAATTGTGAACATTCTGTTTTGGCATTTTCTGTTCCTTGTATTGTACAGCTATTTCATGCGCATTTTAAGTTATATGGTTCAGAATTATAAGGTGAAACTCagaattatgtttttttttcctcaggaGGAAAATGCACAGAAGCATTTCTAAGGGTGACTTGCAAGATTTGTTTCTTCAAAAcattgtgttctctctctctctctctctctctctctctctctctcgctctttatagaaaaaaacattaaaaatttCAATAAAATTTACAAATAACAACTAAACTGGGTTTAGTAGTGGTTTCTCATTGCCCCCACACCTGAATGTGAATTAGAACTGAACACCATCTTTGTGTTTTGAGTGTGGCGAGTTGAGGCTGcggtagtgatgggacatctgaagctaggcttcgaagcgtgtaccgagtaaaaaggggcgtgtccgatgaagccccgcttcggagcttgtgtcttattgagcaaaatcacgtgatcagcaacaaacgaggcctcgcattacatcggccacgtcattgcttcattttgcgtatcgtttttcaaaataaaagcgctatgaaccctgttgcttcgtgggttgtagtaggtggttaaatttaaaatctggaacgttctaaattctttttttgtttgatcaggatgtatatcagattcacacatcaaaaacagactaaaaaccattggaagaggcaaaccttatttgtaatgttaaaaacattttacgtttggcagacgcccttatccagagcgacttacattttatctcatttttatataagtgagcaattgggggttaaggggcacctcagtcatggcctcaggtctggggatcgaacccacgaccctccggttacaagaccaattccctaaccacttccccttccctaaccaccaggccatgactgccaaaccagatctagaacccccaagaagcaattattttaaacacattctgttttttttttatcattttctaactcaaaatattcagtctgcctcaacaatcactcaattcccaatatagtaaagtacaacatatcttcattgtcaaataagtccatgtgacatacaagaaaacccaacacaaccactaatggtcaaggattagattggctacaaatcattttaatcattaaaacatgatttaattgattctcctgttactaaacatgagtttgattgaaactttgtgacaatattgcatttacaattatttgaaagtatgatccaactgaatgacgaggctgttagtttcaccagcagatgtcactagtgagtgatgaatgaagcctcgagtaatgaacctttttgcaaagcaaagggttggaaagcttcattgcttcaagaggcttcatttgcccatcactaggcTGCGGTGAACTCTCCTCACGTCGTTTGCGGAACGCCTATAACGTCCAccttactgcgcatgcgcgaCTCTATATAAAACTCAACTCGACGCTCTCCTCCAAGGCTGTAGCGGCTAGTAGCTGACGGACCCTCGGTCAAGCGGACGAGCGATATGTCGAAGTTCCTCACCGTTAGCTGACGTATCTGCACCATACATACAGAGGTAAGGCTACTTTACGACGGAATCCTCGTTCTGATATAAACCGAGGAGAAGAATAACGTTTGGCTGACCTAGGTTGGTCCGTGAAGACGTTAGCGTTAGCCCGCTAGCTGCTGTGTCGGTCTGGGAAGACTCACTTTACCCGCCATGTATCAGCTGAATGATTTGGATTTGTGAACAAACTACCTTCCCTGACCCTGTGCTCCGTATACAGGACCTTCCTTGACCCTGTGCTCCGTACACAGGACCTTCCTTGACCCTGTGCTCCGTACACAGGACCTTCCCTGACCCTGTGTTCCGTATACTTGGATGATGGGGGCTCTGGGGAACGGCCGCCGTGGAGGCCGCGCTCCGTCTCTGCTCTTCATCGCCCTCATCGCCTGCGTCCTGCTGCTCGGCTTCAACTGCTGGGTCTCCAACTCCAGAAACGTCGAACTAcaggttgttgttttgttttttgtttttttaccccCATcccttgaaaggtgctatataaattaaacattcattcattcatccccTCTCCTATGTCTTGATCTAGGTTGTTGCAGGGCTTCTGCTGGGAATGTGTTTGTAGATTTTAATGGTGGAGTTGCAGCTGCTGGTAGAGGAAGCTGGTGTTTAACCTTTGACAGGACCGCTTGTATGTATCCCTGAGGGTCAGCGGCCGAGACGGGAATCCAGACTCCCAAAAGTTGCTCAGCAGGGCTATAAAATCTTGTTCTAAACCCTTTTTTCTTTGTGTGAGGTGAGTACGGTGACGTTACAGACAAGGAGGTCTATGGTCCTTTTGGTGAATTCTAGCATTCTTGCGCCAGCCGGTCATGTCACAGTAAAGGTTTATTAGTATGTTTTTAGTGTAGTGTATCCATATCAGAACCTCGGTGTTCAACATTTCCGTATTATACAGCTCTAGTGTTCAGTGACCATAAAGTTGTTTTCAACGGATGTGCCATTTAATGGCTTTGCTTTGAACAGCAAAGAAGGCAAAGATTTTAGTTGCAGATTACTTGTGTTTTGATTTCCAGTTGAGTTTGAGGATGGGTGGAGTTGGGGACCACAGAGGATTTTAAGGCACCAGGGAATAATTACAAAGCTCAACACTGAAATATCAGATTAATAGGAGCCATATGTATATGTAGTAGTTACGTGGTGAAAAATTCAGTACTTTGGGGGCAGGGATCTTGCAGATAAATTAGATGTGGACCCACTGCCTCATAAAACAAAGAAAGGAAGATGGATCTAAGAGTCGTGTTGAGaacaagagaaaacaaaagccTGTCTCTCAAATGTGTACTTTGTCGGCATCTGAGTTTAACCGCACACGGACATCCGCTAAATGCTGGAATGTAAACAAAACCGTACCTTTTAGGAACGGCTTTCATCGTGCCCAATGTTGGCGGGATAAGAATCTCTCCTTCTCCCGAATTCTTTTGATTCAAGTTGAGTAAAGAGTGTTTGTTGGCGGTCGAGCCAAAAAGAGACTATGTGATGTGACTTCTTCCATCATGAGCCTGCTTCTTTCATAGACGGAGGGCAAAGAAAAACACCAGATCGGGTGGCAGTAGGCGTCTTTTTACATCTACGGACTGAATGTATGCGTAATGTGGATATGGAGAAGCCATTTTACTGTAGCGTTTACTTGTTGGGGCAGATTGGGTGCCAGTAAGCCTAGCGGAGATGCGGTAATAGATGGTGTAATAACACAAGTGATGTCATCAGAAATGTTATGTACTCgtcagctgtgtgtgagtgtgtagcaACATGGTGAAGGGCAGAGTCCTCAGAGACCATGTTAACAACTTGGCTGTTGACTGTAAAGCTGCATACTCTGCTTTAAAAGACGTCTTCTGCCCTTGTGTCTCACAGCAAAGACCAAAGCAGTAAGAT
This genomic window contains:
- the ddx51 gene encoding ATP-dependent RNA helicase DDX51, with protein sequence MALFLINRYLGEEEEDAPSSESRSQALLAKLQKQAKSKEQQTLAANVNARDTSASQQDLVSNKRKLKQQEKEKKPCKKSRKEGVEGQDDAKDCVPVERAAKTTNGQAMKKKKKKDKKETITKEEEQHTGNDPSEESHEAVEKTEGNRSVGQGQTADAQSDKSNKVSGKGSSDTSFHILGGFEMKKTEKVQRVLPKWLAEPDAIQRDIRTNLVPLCDMTCISPMLQKQLEANGIQHLFPVQAEVIPAILESVNSGLLIGPGGYRPRDICVSAPTGSGKTLAFVIPVIQALLKRVVCEIRALAVLPTKELAQQVYRVFCSYTERTNLKVVMVAGQRSLASEQAALSETRGGVCCSLADIVVATPGRLVDHINNNDSFSLQHLRFLIIDEADRMIDSMDQAWLNQVTRAVYKRGCGSKTSIFRRVEPGPITVASLSPPQMPLQKLLFSATLTQNPEKLQQLGLHQPRLFSSTHTQEKLNFPQGLTEYCVLCTLNKKPLLILHFLLRLKFSPVLCFTNSRETAHRLFLLVKLYGGVEVAEFSSRLSNSERQKNLKGFEQGKIPLLISTDAAARGIDIKGVKCVINYDAPQFIRTYVHRVGRTARAGKTGVAFTFVLGVQKEKFEKMVRDAGSPGLQKHSVNPESLKGMESRYEQVLEELGKVIREENAQKHF